A section of the Thermoanaerobaculia bacterium genome encodes:
- a CDS encoding short-chain fatty acyl-CoA regulator family protein, which translates to MTSGTRLGARVRALRRRRRLTQVELARTLGISPSYLNLIENNHRPLTAPLLLRLARTFSIDLASFAADDESRTASDLQEVFGDPLFEEHDVTTIDLRELAGNPAAARAVIALYHAYRDSLEAREALAAAASDGDRPLGTDAARLPSEEVSDVIQRNANHFPEIETAAEALSREAGLETSDLYPGLLRWLASERGVRVVISPREARDGPLRRYDAKDRLLFVSEILPPRSRNFQVAHQIGLLTLSPLFDRILSREHLTSPESVSLARIALANYFAGALLMPYAPFAASARELRYDVELLGHRFRTSFEQVCHRVTTLQRPGDEGVPFHFIRVDIAGNISKRFSASGIRFARFSGLCPKWNVHAAFMTPGMIRTQLSRMPDGATYLCVSRTIRKDHGGYGAPHTLLAVSLGCEASHARDLVYSDGLDLTHLQAAVPIGVTCRLCDRMDCEQRAFPPILHRLRLDENVRGPSFYTPALVRKGP; encoded by the coding sequence ATGACGAGCGGGACGCGTCTCGGCGCGCGCGTGCGAGCCCTGCGACGCCGGCGGCGCCTCACGCAAGTGGAGCTCGCGCGAACGCTCGGGATCTCCCCGAGCTACCTCAACCTCATCGAGAACAACCATCGCCCGCTCACGGCGCCCCTCCTGCTGCGGCTCGCGCGCACGTTCTCCATCGATCTCGCGAGCTTCGCGGCCGACGACGAATCGCGCACCGCCTCCGATCTCCAGGAGGTCTTCGGCGATCCGCTCTTCGAGGAGCACGACGTGACGACCATCGATCTTCGCGAGCTCGCCGGCAACCCGGCCGCTGCGCGCGCGGTGATCGCGCTCTATCACGCCTACCGCGACTCCCTCGAGGCCCGCGAGGCGCTTGCGGCGGCCGCCTCCGACGGCGACCGGCCGCTCGGGACCGACGCCGCCCGGCTCCCCTCCGAAGAGGTGTCGGACGTCATCCAGAGGAACGCGAACCACTTTCCGGAGATCGAGACCGCCGCCGAAGCCCTCTCCCGCGAGGCCGGGCTCGAGACGTCGGACCTCTACCCGGGCCTGCTGCGGTGGCTCGCGAGCGAACGCGGGGTCCGCGTCGTGATCTCCCCCCGCGAGGCGCGGGACGGCCCCCTGCGCCGCTACGACGCGAAGGACCGGCTCCTCTTCGTCTCGGAGATCCTGCCGCCGCGCAGCCGCAACTTCCAGGTCGCCCACCAGATCGGGCTCCTCACGCTGTCGCCGCTCTTCGACCGAATCCTCTCGCGCGAGCACCTGACGAGCCCGGAATCGGTCTCCCTCGCCCGGATCGCGCTCGCCAACTACTTCGCGGGCGCGCTCCTCATGCCGTACGCGCCCTTCGCCGCGTCGGCCCGAGAGCTGCGCTATGACGTCGAGCTCCTCGGGCACCGGTTCCGGACGAGCTTCGAGCAGGTCTGCCACCGGGTGACGACCCTCCAGCGTCCCGGCGACGAGGGAGTCCCCTTCCACTTCATCCGGGTGGACATCGCCGGCAACATCTCGAAGCGCTTTTCGGCCTCCGGGATCCGGTTCGCACGCTTCTCGGGTCTCTGTCCGAAGTGGAACGTTCACGCGGCCTTCATGACGCCGGGCATGATCCGCACGCAGCTCTCCCGGATGCCGGACGGCGCGACCTACCTCTGCGTTTCCCGGACGATCCGGAAGGACCACGGCGGCTATGGCGCGCCGCACACGCTGCTGGCGGTCTCGCTGGGCTGCGAGGCCAGTCATGCTCGCGATCTCGTCTATTCCGACGGCCTCGACCTGACGCATCTCCAGGCGGCCGTCCCGATCGGCGTGACCTGCCGGCTCTGCGACCGGATGGACTGCGAGCAGCGCGCCTTCCCTCCGATTCTCCACCGCCTCCGGCTGGATGAGAACGTGCGGGGCCCGTCGTTCTATACGCCGGCCCTCGTCCGGAAAGGACCATAG